The following are from one region of the Magallana gigas chromosome 4, xbMagGiga1.1, whole genome shotgun sequence genome:
- the LOC136274467 gene encoding short-chain collagen C4-like has translation MAALIVLVIFIVQAIAEKRILLNDPDLLQSQIHALERKVEDVVGKYTDLSVKYADLSTKYNDISIKNNDLSTKYTDLTTKYNDQSIKYFDLSAKYNTLLTKSNVGGLFIRWGRKDCPGNNTELVYSGFAGGSWYDHTGAAAEFVCLPRDPDLTTKFSSAYAYIYGSEYDTAEFGHADGDDLPCSVCRSTVQSSVLMIPGKSSCYDGWTMQYHGDLVAGAYSQKAATQYICLDEHPEDLTAGQDNHNGKLFYPVLASCGSLACPPYRNGKYLTCVVCTK, from the exons ATGGCTGCCTTGATAGTACTCGTGATTTTCATTGTGCAAGCAATTGCAGAGAAACGGATTTTACTGAATGATCCAGATTTACTCCAGTCTCAGATTCATGCGCTTGAGAGAAAAGTGGAGGATGTAGTTGGTAAATACACCGACCTGTCCGTTAAATACGCTGATCTATCAACCAAATACAACGACATATCCATCAAAAACAACGACTTGTCTACCAAATACACTGACTTAACTACCAAATACAACGACCAGTCAATCAAGTACTTCGACCTGTCGGCCAAATACAACACTTTGCTGACCAAATCTAATG TTGGTGGACTATTCATACGATGGGGACGAAAGGATTGTCCTGGAAACAACACAGAACTAGTTTACTCTG GGTTTGCTGGAGGTTCTTGGTACGACCACACCGGAGCCGCAGCAGAATTCGTATGTCTACCACGAGACCCAGACCTAACTACAAAGTTTTCTTCTGCTTATGCTTATATTTATGGATCAGAATACGACACTGCTGAGTTTGGCCATGCCGACGGTGACGACCTTCCCTGTAGTGTCTGTCGTAGCACGGTTCAGTCAAGCGTTCTGATGATTCCTGGTAAATCATCTTGTTACGATGGCTGGACTATGCAGTATCATGGGGATCTTGTAGCGGGTGCTTACTCACAAAAGGCTGCTACCCAGTATATTTGTTTGGATGAGCATCCTGAAGACTTGACTGCAGGACAAGATAACCACAACGGAAAACTGTTTTACCCTGTACTGGCATCGTGTGGATCCTTAGCCTGTCCACCTTATCGCAACGGCAAATACTTAACGTGTGTTGTCTGTACCAAATAA
- the LOC105319398 gene encoding short-chain collagen C4 produces the protein MVVWVFIVHLFLQVIAEKRILLDDPAYLQSQIHALERKMEDVVARNTDLTAKYTDLSVKYNTLLTKSNGGGIFVRWGRKDCPGINTELVYSGFAGGSWPQHTGAAAEFVCLPRDPDLTTKFTSSYAFMYGSEYDASSTEFGHDNGDDLPCSVCRSTVQSSVLMIPGKSSCYDGWSMQYHGDLVAGAVVHKAATQYICLDEHPEALIAGQRNDDGKFFYPVKAVCGALACPPYHNDRYLTCVVCTK, from the exons ATGGTGGTCTGGGTTTTTATCGTGCATTTGTTTTTGCAagttattgcagaaaaaaggaTTTTACTGGACGACCCAGCTTACCTTCAGTCTCAGATACATGCGCTGGAAAGGAAGATGGAGGATGTTGTGGCTAGAAACACAGATTTGACCGCCAAATACACTGATCTCTCTGTTAAGTACAATACGTTGTTGACCAAATCCAACG GTGGTGGAATTTTCGTAAGATGGGGACGGAAAGATTGTCCTGGAATCAACACAGAACTGGTTTATTCAG GATTTGCTGGAGGTTCTTGGCCACAACACACCGGAGCCGCTGCCGAATTCGTATGTCTTCCACGAGACCCAGATCTCACAACAAAGTTTACTTCTAGCTATGCTTTCATGTATGGATCAGAGTACGACGCCTCCTCGACAGAGTTTGGCCATGACAACGGTGATGACCTTCCCTGCAGCGTTTGTCGTAGCACGGTACAGTCCAGCGTTCTGATGATTCCTGGTAAATCCTCCTGTTACGATGGCTGGAGCATGCAGTATCATGGTGATCTCGTGGCGGGGGCAGTCGTACATAAGGCTGCAACTCAGTATATATGTTTAGACGAGCATCCTGAAGCTTTGATTGCAGGACAGCGTAACGACGATGGGAAATTTTTTTACCCAGTAAAAGCAGTGTGCGGAGCTTTAGCTTGTCCACCATATCACAATGACAGATACCTAACGTGTGTTGTTTGTACCAAATAA
- the LOC105319400 gene encoding transmembrane protein 121B, translating into MANVCIQMCESMYQLPSRICCFLLVLIQGGILDYYLITHKNLYWYGWIGADVAIGFVLFVAFMISYRHLRYIRKSSTNNRPIQAGSLPLAYFAWFIYSLALAGRVGIIFNDFAWELKEEDVFGPNTLKITICLAAIIFLLLLMSHHDAELNSERRHYIEEMTATVVFDILDSVDALDIMFEKEDIDDLPNGMGMCIITISCLNLILPVLPLCTLSRTHFGHHIQQESIILLHKLSLVFIVNLPLLVFRLVLWHALSKEISIFPVKNVIVIFLVFQDLYERQKLRARDETDSTASHHEMKQFPIES; encoded by the coding sequence ATGGCCAATGTGTGTATCCAGATGTGCGAGTCCATGTACCAGCTGCCCTCCCGGATCTGCTGCTTTCTGTTGGTCCTGATCCAGGGTGGGATACTGGATTACTACCTGATCACTCACAAGAACCTGTATTGGTACGGATGGATAGGAGCTGACGTGGCCATTGGGTTTGTCCTGTTCGTGGCTTTCATGATTTCCTACAGGCATCTTAGATACATCAGGAAGTCCAGCACCAACAACAGGCCAATCCAGGCGGGAAGCCTCCCTCTGGCTTATTTCGCTTGGTTTATTTACTCTCTAGCCCTGGCAGGGAGGGTCGGAATCATCTTCAATGATTTCGCATGGGAGCTAAAGGAAGAGGATGTGTTCGGTCCAAACACCTTAAAGATCACCATTTGCTTAGCTGCCATCATATTTCTTCTGTTGCTGATGAGTCACCATGATGCCGAATTAAACTCAGAGCGTCGTCACTACATCGAAGAAATGACAGCCACGGTTGTGTTTGATATTCTCGACTCTGTGGATGCTCTTGACATCATGTTTGAAAAAGAAGACATTGATGACTTACCGAATGGAATGGGAATGTGCATCATCACGATTTCCTGTTTAAACCTGATTCTTCCGGTTCTTCCCTTGTGCACACTTAGTCGCACTCACTTTGGACACCACATTCAACAGGAATCCATCATCTTGCTGCACAAGCTGTCCCTGGTCTTCATTGTGAATCTCCCTTTGCTTGTTTTCAGGCTTGTGCTTTGGCACGCCTTGAGTAAGGAAATCTCCATTTTCCCTGTGAAGAATGTAATCGTGATATTCCTTGTGTTTCAAGATCTCTACGAGAGACAGAAATTACGAGCAAGAGATGAGACTGATTCTACGGCATCTCATCATGAGATGAAACAGTTTCCGATCGAATCCTAA
- the LOC105319399 gene encoding probable E3 ubiquitin-protein ligase makorin-1 yields MAEGGTESPSWSSRIQCRYFLHGVCQRGNNCQYAHDKSAKPSNVCRYYLAGNCSYGVGCRYDHTRPKPPVSKQAPLQRTLNPLQSKTEISELKMTSLKKGGQTKPPELPSTPKPPEQWVKASEFVPGKPYICSTIPASYAKAAKDEEQDLPPPFEEVQVSDGQLLCPYLAKGVCPYESECEYIHGDICEMCGYAVLHPTDKTQREEHAKICVAELEENMEHSFAIARSKDKACGICMEIVMEKQPPSEQRFGIMSDCNHIFCLSCIRKWRGAKQFERKIVRACPECRVNSNFVTPSKYWVDTDDEKNKIIGGYKDALSNKACKYFKQGTGDCPFNDKCFYMHAYPDGTKATPKPRERRRRQNAEGDLDIMARINLWDFLEEFDNRLDQLFLLELEAEMDSYADMWYLGDDTSSEDDYY; encoded by the exons ATGGCAGAAGGGGGGACAGAATCGCCGTCGTGGTCGTCCCGCATCCAGTGCAG GTATTTTCTCCATGGTGTTTGTCAAAGAGGAAACAATTGTCAGTATGCACATGATAAATCTGCAAAACCATCCAATGTCTGTCGATACTACTTGGCTGGGAACTGCTCATATGGTGTAGGATGCAG ATATGACCACACAAGACCAAAGCCACCAGTTTCAAAACAAGCACCTTTACAGAGAACTCTAAACCCTTTACAAAGCAAAACAGAAATTTCAGAACTAAAAATGACATCACTGAAAAAGGGAGGCCAGACAAAACCACCAGAGCTGCCATCCACACCCAAACCTCCAGAGCAGTGGGTGAAAGCCTCAGAGTTTGTTCCTGGAAAACCATatatttgttcaacaa TTCCTGCTTCATATGCCAAAGCTGCCAAAGATGAAGAGCAAGATCTGCCACCTCCGTTTGAGGAGGTGCAAGTTTCTGATGGACAGTTACTATGCCCATATTTAGCTAAAGGGGTGTGTCCCTATGAATCAGAGTGTGAATATATCCATGGAGACATTTGTGAGATGTGTGGATATGCTGTCCTCCATCCTACAGACAAAACACAGAGGGAAGAACACGCCAAG ATATGTGTGGCTGAACTAGAAGAGAACATGGAACACTCGTTTGCCATTGCACGGAGCAAAGACAAGGCCTGTGGGATATGTATGGAGATCGTCATGGAGAAACAGCCCCCCTCTGAGCAAAGGTTCGGCATCATGTCAGACTGTAACCATATCTTCTGTCTCTCATGCATCAGGAAATGGAGAGGGGCAAAACAATTTGAAAGGAAGATTGTTAg GGCTTGTCCTGAATGCAGAGTAAATTCCAACTTTGTGACACCCAGTAAATACTGGGTTGATACTGACGATGAGAAGAATAAAATTATTGGGGGCTACAAGGATGCATTAAG CAACAAagcatgtaaatatttcaagcaAGGTACAGGAGACTGTCCATTCAACGACAAGTGTTTCTACATGCATGCCTATCCAGACGGAACAAAGGCCACACCCAAACCTCGGGAGAGACGACGCCGACAGAATGCAGAGGGGGACCTAGACATAATGGCCCGGATAAATCTGTGGGATTTCCTGGAGGAGTTCGACAATCGTCTGGATCAGTTGTTTCTGTTAGAACTAGAAGCTGAGATGGACAGTTACGCAGATATGTGGTATCTCGGGGACGACACTTCATCCGAGGATGATTACTATTGA